In Clostridium sp. DL-VIII, the following proteins share a genomic window:
- the aroB gene encoding 3-dehydroquinate synthase, giving the protein MENLVVELGERSYPILIKKGLMNEVNVEIEKIYKGKKIFILTDKNVNSYYGDKIKSCLVNSGYDVKIMALEAGEETKAFSTLPVIYNELLDFKITRSDLIITLGGGVIGDLGGFVAATFLRGVDFVQIPTSLLAQVDSSVGGKVAVDLERGKNLVGSFYQPKAVLIDPYVLKTLNEKFFKDGMGEVIKYGCIKDREFFHFLKSLKTKEEVMHNIEKIIHKCCFIKKCVVENDEKDTGERMLLNFGHTLGHAIETYYNFKKFTHGEGVAIGMYEISRIAENKGLTEKGVSEEIKEILIQYGLPYEVEIKDNSAILDTIALDKKNIDNSLKVVLLKNIGESFLEKTSVEFFK; this is encoded by the coding sequence GTGGAAAATCTAGTTGTTGAACTTGGAGAAAGAAGTTATCCAATCCTGATCAAAAAAGGATTGATGAATGAAGTAAATGTTGAAATTGAGAAGATTTACAAAGGAAAAAAAATATTTATATTAACTGATAAAAACGTAAATTCTTATTATGGAGATAAGATAAAATCATGCTTAGTTAATTCAGGATATGATGTTAAAATAATGGCTTTAGAAGCAGGCGAAGAAACAAAAGCTTTCAGCACTTTGCCTGTAATATACAATGAACTTTTAGATTTTAAAATTACAAGAAGTGATTTAATTATAACTCTTGGTGGCGGAGTAATTGGAGATCTTGGTGGATTTGTTGCAGCTACTTTTTTAAGAGGGGTAGATTTTGTTCAAATACCAACATCTTTACTGGCTCAGGTTGATAGCAGCGTAGGAGGAAAAGTTGCAGTTGACTTAGAAAGAGGTAAAAATCTAGTTGGAAGTTTTTATCAACCTAAAGCTGTTTTAATAGATCCCTATGTATTAAAAACTTTAAATGAAAAGTTTTTTAAAGATGGTATGGGTGAAGTAATTAAATATGGATGTATAAAGGATAGAGAATTCTTCCATTTCTTAAAGAGTTTGAAAACTAAAGAAGAAGTTATGCACAATATTGAAAAAATTATCCACAAATGCTGCTTTATAAAAAAATGCGTTGTGGAAAATGATGAAAAAGACACAGGAGAAAGAATGCTGTTAAATTTTGGACATACTTTAGGTCATGCAATAGAGACTTATTACAATTTTAAAAAATTTACTCACGGAGAAGGCGTTGCTATAGGTATGTATGAAATAAGCAGAATTGCAGAAAATAAAGGACTTACTGAAAAAGGTGTAAGTGAAGAAATTAAAGAAATACTAATTCAATATGGGCTTCCTTATGAAGTCGAGATAAAAGATAATTCTGCAATTTTAGACACCATAGCTTTAGATAAGAAAAATATCGATAATTCCTTGAAGGTAGTATTACTAAAAAATATTGGTGAGTCGTTTTTAGAAAAGACTAGTGTGGAGTTTTTCAAATAA